A stretch of DNA from Aurantiacibacter atlanticus:
GCGATCGAGGAGGCGCGCGACAAGGTGGCGGCCAAGATAGCCCTGAACGCTGGCGGGGTCGTAACTACCGGAACAATATGCGTCATCTCCAGCTATGGGGAACTGCTTGAATTCGATCCGGTTCGCGACCTTCCGGAAAGCTGGGCGATCAAACCGGCACGCGGCAGCCAGGGCGATGGCATCCTGCTGGCTCTGCGGCGCGAAGGTAATAACTGGTTCAAGGGATCGGGTGCCAAGCTCACCCCGGCAGACGTCATGCATCACGTTCGCCGCATCGTCGATGGCGGCTTCTCAGGCGATACCGCAGCCGAGGACGCGGCCCTGATAGAGCCGCTGATACGCGCCGACCCGCGCATTACGAAGCTGGTGCCCGAAGGCCTGCCCGATGTGCGCGTCATCTCCTTGCGCGAACATCCGTTGATGGCGATGATGCGCATCCCGACCAATGCCTCGGATGGCAAGGCAAACCTGCACCAGCGCGCCATCGGAGCGGCAGTGGACATCGATACAGGCATCATCACGCGGGCCATGTGTGTCGGAGAAGAAATTACCCATCATCCCGATTCCAAGGCCCTGCTGATCGGCTTCGAGGTTCCCGAGTGGGACAAGGTGCTGGACATGAGCTCGAAATGCAGCGCTGCCATCGGCCTTGGTTACCTTGGCGTGGATATTATTCTCGATGAGAATGACGGCCCGATGATTCTGGAAGTGAATGCCCACCCGGGGATTGAAATCCAGAACATCAACCAGAAGGGCCTTCGCCGGGCGATGGTGCTGGCGGGCGAAAAATTTAGCTGAGGCGTTATCTCCTAAAGAGAGGGCGATGCGTCGCTGCCGGGCAAAAAGCCGACAGATCGCTGGATAAACCCGATAGCATGGCTAGGCCGCGCGGCTTGCCTCACCTATCCCGTTATGCGTGAAAGCTCAGATTGAAATAGGCAGTGATTCCCACGGCACGGCGGTGCCCATCGACATTGAGGAACTGCTGGCGACCCGTCTGCTGGTGCAGGGCAATTCGGGAAGCGGCAAATCGCACCTGCTGCGCCGCTTGCTCGAACAGAGCGCAGGGCTGGTGCAACAGGTGGTGATCGACCCCGAGGGCGATTTTACCAGCCTTGCCGACCATTTCGATCACGTCGTTATCGAAGGCGCAGGCTATTCGCCGCGCGAGATAGAGGCGCTGGCAGGCCGCATCCGCCAACATCGCGCTTCTGTTGTGCTGGCGCTGGACGATCTGGAGGTCGAGCAGCAAATTCGCTGCGCTGCCAGTTTCCTCACCGCGCTGTTCGATGCCCCGCGCGAACATTGGTTTCCCGCGCTTGTGGTGGTGGACGAGGCGCAGATGTTTGCCCCTTCCGCCGCGGGGGAAATGGCCGAGGACACGCGCCGCATGACGTTGTCGGCCATGACCAATCTCATGTGCCGCGGGCGCAAGCGCGGGTTGGCGGGCATCGTCGCCACGCAGCGCCTTGCCAAGCTGGCCAAAAATGTCGCCGCCGAAGCCTCCAATTTCCTCATGGGGCGCACTTTCCTCGATATCGACATGCAGCGCGCCGCCGATCTTCTCGGCATGGACCGCAGGCAGGCTGAGCGGATACGCGATCTGCAGCGCGGGCATTTTCTTGGCCTTGGCCCGGCGATCAGCCGGCGTCCGGTGGCGGTGCATATCGGAGAGGTCAAATCGGGCGGTAAGAATGCCGCAGCCGAGCTTGCCCCGCTGCCCCAGACGGGAGCGGAGGAAATGGGCGCACTGCTTCACGCTGAACTGGCAGAGGAGGCCGCCGAAACCGTGCACCGCCCGCCGCCCGCGCCGCCTGCTCCACCTGCCGCCGAAACTCTGGTGGAAAGCATCGCCAAAAAGGCGGAAGAACGCGCGCCAGTGGGTCAAGAGGCCGCGACCGCAATGCCCGCCGGCGACATTGATAGCGTGATGCGCGACATGGCGGCAGAAGAAGGCGCGACCTTCAGGCCAGTCAGCACCCAGTTTCGCGATTTTGCGACGCGTTGCCGCGAGCGCGGCATTCCGTCAGCCCATATCGACATGCCCGGTTTTCGCCGCCGCTTCGCCTTTGCCAGCGCTGGTATCCATCAGCTCGACGATGAGGCGCAGGCTTCGATAGAGCGCATGGCGCAGCATGTGGCAGACGATGTGCTGGCACCCTATCTTGCCATCGTGGTCGCCGCCGCGCGAGGGCAGGGCACGCCCGATGAAGATCATCTGGCGCAGGTTTATGGCACTGCATCGCCGGGCCGAATCCGCCGATTGCTCGAACATCTCGAACGCACCGGCCTGATCGTGGTACATGAGGATTACGGCGGCGCGCGCACCATTACTGTGCCCGGCATTGAAGACGTGCTGGCCTGAAAACTACACGCGCGGGCGCTGCGCAGCAATTTGCACGATCCTTTCGGGTTGCGGCAATATTGTTTCAGATGTAACGAAACTCGCCAAGGAGATCTGACCCATGCGTATCGGCTGCCCCAAGGAAATCAAAAACCGCGAATATCGTGTCGGCCTGACACCGGAGAGCGCGGGCGAACTGGTTCAGAACGGGCATGAGGTCTGGGTGGAAACCGGCGCTGGCGGCGGCATTGGCGCGTTTGACCAAAGCTACCGAGACCGCGGTGCCAAAGTGGTCGACACGGCGGAAGAAATTTTCGCCGAGTGCGAGATGATCGTC
This window harbors:
- a CDS encoding sugar-transfer associated ATP-grasp domain-containing protein, with the protein product MAAKIALNAGGVVTTGTICVISSYGELLEFDPVRDLPESWAIKPARGSQGDGILLALRREGNNWFKGSGAKLTPADVMHHVRRIVDGGFSGDTAAEDAALIEPLIRADPRITKLVPEGLPDVRVISLREHPLMAMMRIPTNASDGKANLHQRAIGAAVDIDTGIITRAMCVGEEITHHPDSKALLIGFEVPEWDKVLDMSSKCSAAIGLGYLGVDIILDENDGPMILEVNAHPGIEIQNINQKGLRRAMVLAGEKFS
- a CDS encoding ATP-binding protein, which produces MKAQIEIGSDSHGTAVPIDIEELLATRLLVQGNSGSGKSHLLRRLLEQSAGLVQQVVIDPEGDFTSLADHFDHVVIEGAGYSPREIEALAGRIRQHRASVVLALDDLEVEQQIRCAASFLTALFDAPREHWFPALVVVDEAQMFAPSAAGEMAEDTRRMTLSAMTNLMCRGRKRGLAGIVATQRLAKLAKNVAAEASNFLMGRTFLDIDMQRAADLLGMDRRQAERIRDLQRGHFLGLGPAISRRPVAVHIGEVKSGGKNAAAELAPLPQTGAEEMGALLHAELAEEAAETVHRPPPAPPAPPAAETLVESIAKKAEERAPVGQEAATAMPAGDIDSVMRDMAAEEGATFRPVSTQFRDFATRCRERGIPSAHIDMPGFRRRFAFASAGIHQLDDEAQASIERMAQHVADDVLAPYLAIVVAAARGQGTPDEDHLAQVYGTASPGRIRRLLEHLERTGLIVVHEDYGGARTITVPGIEDVLA